In Rhodocyclaceae bacterium, a single genomic region encodes these proteins:
- a CDS encoding ABC transporter ATP-binding protein: MSDDTQPLLQVEQVRKLFPLKTAGSLVPFRAGRRTPLLHAVDGVDLSIGRGESVGLVGESGCGKSTLVRLITRTLDPTEGSIRFRGDDIGGIPASRFARVPQRKLIQMVFQDPTDSLNPRYTAWDTIAEPLRLLGNLSGAALSDRIETIAALVQMPRELLGRFPHQLSGGQKARVGIARAVALEPSLLILDEPTAALDVSVQAVILHLLADLREKLGMSYLFVSHDLNIVRLLCDRVMVMYLGRIVESGPARQVFEAPRHPYTRALLSAIPGLGGEASRRIRLEGDPTSPVDPDQGRCRFHGRCPKGQDACTRSSPSLVQMAPGHAVACHFPEPG, translated from the coding sequence GTGAGCGACGATACGCAGCCGCTGCTGCAGGTCGAGCAGGTGCGCAAGCTGTTCCCGCTGAAGACGGCGGGAAGCCTGGTACCGTTCCGTGCTGGCCGGCGTACGCCGCTTCTGCATGCCGTCGACGGCGTCGATCTGTCGATCGGCCGGGGCGAGAGCGTCGGCCTGGTGGGCGAATCGGGCTGCGGCAAGTCGACGCTGGTCCGCCTGATCACGCGTACCCTCGACCCGACCGAAGGCAGCATCCGCTTCCGGGGCGACGATATCGGTGGCATCCCGGCGAGCCGGTTCGCACGGGTGCCGCAGCGCAAGCTGATCCAGATGGTGTTCCAGGATCCGACCGACAGCCTCAACCCCCGCTACACCGCGTGGGACACGATCGCCGAGCCGTTGCGCCTGCTCGGCAACCTCTCCGGTGCCGCCCTGTCCGACCGGATCGAGACGATCGCGGCGCTGGTGCAGATGCCGCGCGAACTGCTCGGTCGCTTTCCGCACCAGTTGTCGGGCGGCCAGAAGGCGCGGGTCGGCATCGCGCGCGCGGTCGCCCTGGAGCCTTCGCTGCTGATCCTCGATGAGCCGACAGCCGCGCTCGATGTGTCGGTGCAGGCGGTGATCCTCCACCTGCTCGCCGACCTCCGGGAAAAGCTCGGCATGAGCTATCTGTTCGTGTCGCACGACCTCAACATCGTCCGCCTGCTGTGCGATCGGGTGATGGTGATGTATCTGGGCCGGATCGTCGAGTCGGGACCGGCGCGCCAGGTCTTCGAGGCGCCGCGGCATCCGTATACGCGGGCGCTGCTGTCGGCCATCCCGGGTCTCGGCGGAGAAGCGTCCCGGCGCATACGGCTGGAAGGGGACCCGACCAGCCCGGTGGATCCCGATCAGGGGCGCTGCCGTTTCCATGGCCGCTGCCCGAAGGGGCAGGATGCCTGCACGCGGTCGTCGCCATCGCTGGTGCAGATGGCACCAGGCCATGCGGTGGCCTGTCATTTCCCGGAACCTGGATGA